A genome region from Cucurbita pepo subsp. pepo cultivar mu-cu-16 chromosome LG02, ASM280686v2, whole genome shotgun sequence includes the following:
- the LOC111788659 gene encoding autophagy-related protein 18f-like isoform X1: MGNDRAVKQQGTVPRSGRAHEFISSSFRAFSSYMKIVSAGASTVARSAASVASSLVDKDDEANGFQVNWAGFDKLEWDDNVVRSVLLLGYRSGFQVWDVEEANNVQDLVSRYDGSVSYMQVLPRPIPSMRSGDKFTESRPLLVLSAYGSITAGFKIQDRIATSGNAAVPKVQELADAGFMPTFVRFYSLKSQTYVHELKFRSVVYSVRCSPLVVAISLVTQIHCINATTLETEHIIHTNPVASGFLGSGGGIGYGPLALGPRWLAYSGSPITASNVGRVTPQHLKPSASLSHSSLNGSLVAHYAKESSKQLAAGLVTIGDKGIKKLSRYYSELLPDSNNSHQPGAHGLNGIGYLKDHVADADSVGMVIVKDIISKSVITQFRAHKSPISALCFDPSGTILVTASIQGHNINVFNITPSSSSNSPVSSTGASYRHLYRLQRGFTNAVIQDISFSYDSNWIMISSSRGTSHLFAINPAGGQVPSTSSAIRTDGLVVPARQTVRLVDSGLHMPRKQNECATGGPMTLSAVSRIHHGSNGWRGTVSSAAAAATGRIGSVTGAIASAFHNCKGNAFPVDHGSSEARYHILVFTPTGSMIQYVLRVGLDSAIALPISSTALDLVPEFDARVAVEAVQKWNISQKQNRRARDNNVDIYGDNGALDCNKNYCGEMNGKPIVLEASGTVSKAKTCTEEQHHLYISEAELQMHADRTPLWTKPEIYFQVMARDGVKGDETDQLGETEIERIPTRMVEARSKDLVPVFNHLQSPIISQTRSLNRNSDQLLLHQKSDLFENGRQSRRNDVSPDGSVISNGPKGTGKHGYKMVTETKGVVNGYEGPRSSHPELDNVNNCTESLSMECCQPKSVNNHESGVEVEDDFEGICDLFD, encoded by the exons ATGGGGAATGATAGAGCTGTAAAACAACAGGGAACCGTACCGCGCTCTGGGCGTGCTCATGAGTTCATATCAAGTTCGTTTCGTGCTTTTTCTAGTTACATGAAGATTGTTTCTGCTGGTGCTTCGACTGTGGCACGGTCCGCTGCATCAGTGGCATCTTCTTTGGTGGATAAGGATGATGAAGCAAATGGCTTCCAG GTGAACTGGGCTGGTTTTGACAAGTTAGAATGGGACGACAATGTCGTTCGATCGGTTCTTCTGTTAGGTTATCGGTCGGGTTTCCAGGTTTGGGACGTTGAGGAAGCAAATAATGTCCAAGACCTGGTTTCTCGTTACGATGGTTCTGTTTCGTACATGCAAGTGTTGCCCAGACCAATACCGTCAATGAGATCGGGTGATAAGTTTACAGAAAGTAGACCATTGCTGGTGCTTTCTGCTTATGGTTCCATTACTGCTGGTTTTAAAATTCAGGATCGAATAGCAACTTCTGGCAATGCTGCCGTTCCAAAGGTCCAGGAACTAGCCGATGCCGGTTTTATGCCTACTTTTGTTAGGTTTTATTCCTTGAAATCTCAAACCTACGTGCACGAGCTCAAATTTAGATCGGTTGTTTATTCTGTGAGATGCAGTCCCCTGGTTGTTGCCATTTCTCTCGTTACACAG ATACACTGCATCAATGCTACAACTTTGGAGACAGAACATATCATTCATACAAATCCTGTTGCTTCTGGATTTCTGGGTTCTGGAGGAGGTATCGGTTATGGACCTCTTGCGTTGGGACCCCGGTGGCTGGCTTATAGTGGAAGTCCGATCACCGCGTCGAATGTAGGGCGAGTGACACCACAACACTTAAAACCTTCTGCTAGTTtatctcattcttctttgaatGGAAGTTTAGTTGCTCACTATGCGAAGGAATCGAGTAAGCAACTTGCAGCTGGCCTTGTTACCATCGGTGATAAGGGTATTAAGAAGCTATCGAGATATTACTCGGAGCTCTTGCCCGATAGCAACAATTCTCATCAACCTGGAGCTCATGGTTTGAATGGTATTGGATATCTTAAAGATCATGTGGCTGATGCAGATAGTGTTGGAATG GTTATTGTGAAAGACATTATCAGCAAATCGGTTATCACGCAGTTTCGGGCTCATAAGAGCCCTATTTCTGCTTTGTGCTTTGATCCGAGCGGCACCATCTTGGTGACAGCTTCTATTCAGGGTCATAACATAAATGTTTTCAACATTACGCCGAGTTCGAGTTCGAATTCACCTGTGTCTAGTACTGGTGCGTCTTATCGCCATCTCTACAGACTCCAACGAGGCTTCACTAATGCA GTCATACAAGACATCAGTTTCAGCTATGATAGCAACTGGATCATGATTAGTTCGTCCAGAGGGACGAGTCATCTCTTTGCTATAAACCCTGCTGGAGGACAGGTCCCATCTACTAGTTCTGCTATCAGAACTGATGGGTTAGTAGTTCCCGCAAGACAAACCGTTCGGTTGGTCGATTCTGGTTTACACATGCCTCGTAAGCAGAATGAATGTGCTACTGGAGGTCCGATGACGCTTTCTGCTGTTAGTAGAATACATCATGGAAGTAATGGCTGGCGAGGCACTGTTAGTAGTGCTGCAGCTGCTGCTACGGGTAGAATCGGTTCTGTTACGGGAGCTATCGCTTCAGCTTTCCACAACTGCAAGGGAAATGCTTTTCCTGTGGACCATGGATCGTCCGAGGCTAGGTACCACATATTAGTTTTTACTCCAACTGGAAGTATGATACAGTACGTGTTGCGAGTGGGTTTAGATTCAGCCATAGCTTTACCGATATCCAGCACAGCTCTCGACTTAGTTCCTGAGTTCGATGCAAGAGTAGCAGTTGAAGCAGTTCAGAAATGGAATATTTCTCAGAAACAAAACCGTAGGGCCCGAGATAATAACGTTGACATATACGGTGACAATGGAGCTTTAGATTGCAATAAAAATTACTGTGGAGAAATGAATGGAAAGCCTATTGTTCTTGAAGCTAGTGGCACTGTCTCGAAGGCAAAGACTTGCACGGAGGAACAACACCACTTGTATATCTCGGAAGCGGAACTGCAGATGCATGCTGACCGTACTCCGCTGTGGACAAAACCCGAG ATATATTTTCAAGTGATGGCAAGAGATGGTGTCAAAGGTGATGAAACAGATCAACTAGGAGAAACCGAAATTGAAAGGATCCCGACTCGTATGGTTGAAGCTCGGTCGAAGGACCTAGTTCCAGTTTTTAACCATCTTCAGTCACCTATAATCTCACAGACAAG GTCTTTAAATAGGAACAGTGACCAACTATTGCTACACCAGAAGTCCGACctatttgaaaatggaaggcAATCAAGGAGGAACGATGTGAGTCCCGATGGGTCGGTTATCAGCAACGGACCTAAAGGAACGGGTAAGCATGGTTACAAAATGGTGACAGAAACCAAGGGCGTTGTAAATGGCTATGAAGGCCCAAGGTCGTCGCATCCCGAGCTCGATAATGTAAATAATTGTACAGAGAGCTTAAGCATGGAGTGTTGTCAACCCAAGTCTGTAAATAACCATGAAAGTGGCGTGGAGGTGGAGGATGATTTTGAAGGCATATGTGATTTGTTTGATTAG
- the LOC111788659 gene encoding autophagy-related protein 18f-like isoform X2, whose protein sequence is MGNDRAVKQQGTVPRSGRAHEFISSSFRAFSSYMKIVSAGASTVARSAASVASSLVDKDDEANGFQVNWAGFDKLEWDDNVVRSVLLLGYRSGFQVWDVEEANNVQDLVSRYDGSVSYMQVLPRPIPSMRSGDKFTESRPLLVLSAYGSITAGFKIQDRIATSGNAAVPKVQELADAGFMPTFVRFYSLKSQTYVHELKFRSVVYSVRCSPLVVAISLVTQIHCINATTLETEHIIHTNPVASGFLGSGGGIGYGPLALGPRWLAYSGSPITASNVGRVTPQHLKPSASLSHSSLNGSLVAHYAKESSKQLAAGLVTIGDKGIKKLSRYYSELLPDSNNSHQPGAHGLNGIGYLKDHVADADSVGMVIVKDIISKSVITQFRAHKSPISALCFDPSGTILVTASIQGHNINVFNITPSSSSNSPVSSTGASYRHLYRLQRGFTNAVIQDISFSYDSNWIMISSSRGTSHLFAINPAGGQVPSTSSAIRTDGLVVPARQTVRLVDSGLHMPRKQNECATGGPMTLSAVSRIHHGSNGWRGTVSSAAAAATGRIGSVTGAIASAFHNCKGNAFPVDHGSSEARYHILVFTPTGSMIQYVLRVGLDSAIALPISSTALDLVPEFDARVAVEAVQKWNISQKQNRRARDNNVDIYGDNGALDCNKNYCGEMNGKPIVLEASGTVSKAKTCTEEQHHLYISEAELQMHADRTPLWTKPEIYFQVMARDGVKGDETDQLGETEIERIPTRMVEARSKDLVPVFNHLQSPIISQTR, encoded by the exons ATGGGGAATGATAGAGCTGTAAAACAACAGGGAACCGTACCGCGCTCTGGGCGTGCTCATGAGTTCATATCAAGTTCGTTTCGTGCTTTTTCTAGTTACATGAAGATTGTTTCTGCTGGTGCTTCGACTGTGGCACGGTCCGCTGCATCAGTGGCATCTTCTTTGGTGGATAAGGATGATGAAGCAAATGGCTTCCAG GTGAACTGGGCTGGTTTTGACAAGTTAGAATGGGACGACAATGTCGTTCGATCGGTTCTTCTGTTAGGTTATCGGTCGGGTTTCCAGGTTTGGGACGTTGAGGAAGCAAATAATGTCCAAGACCTGGTTTCTCGTTACGATGGTTCTGTTTCGTACATGCAAGTGTTGCCCAGACCAATACCGTCAATGAGATCGGGTGATAAGTTTACAGAAAGTAGACCATTGCTGGTGCTTTCTGCTTATGGTTCCATTACTGCTGGTTTTAAAATTCAGGATCGAATAGCAACTTCTGGCAATGCTGCCGTTCCAAAGGTCCAGGAACTAGCCGATGCCGGTTTTATGCCTACTTTTGTTAGGTTTTATTCCTTGAAATCTCAAACCTACGTGCACGAGCTCAAATTTAGATCGGTTGTTTATTCTGTGAGATGCAGTCCCCTGGTTGTTGCCATTTCTCTCGTTACACAG ATACACTGCATCAATGCTACAACTTTGGAGACAGAACATATCATTCATACAAATCCTGTTGCTTCTGGATTTCTGGGTTCTGGAGGAGGTATCGGTTATGGACCTCTTGCGTTGGGACCCCGGTGGCTGGCTTATAGTGGAAGTCCGATCACCGCGTCGAATGTAGGGCGAGTGACACCACAACACTTAAAACCTTCTGCTAGTTtatctcattcttctttgaatGGAAGTTTAGTTGCTCACTATGCGAAGGAATCGAGTAAGCAACTTGCAGCTGGCCTTGTTACCATCGGTGATAAGGGTATTAAGAAGCTATCGAGATATTACTCGGAGCTCTTGCCCGATAGCAACAATTCTCATCAACCTGGAGCTCATGGTTTGAATGGTATTGGATATCTTAAAGATCATGTGGCTGATGCAGATAGTGTTGGAATG GTTATTGTGAAAGACATTATCAGCAAATCGGTTATCACGCAGTTTCGGGCTCATAAGAGCCCTATTTCTGCTTTGTGCTTTGATCCGAGCGGCACCATCTTGGTGACAGCTTCTATTCAGGGTCATAACATAAATGTTTTCAACATTACGCCGAGTTCGAGTTCGAATTCACCTGTGTCTAGTACTGGTGCGTCTTATCGCCATCTCTACAGACTCCAACGAGGCTTCACTAATGCA GTCATACAAGACATCAGTTTCAGCTATGATAGCAACTGGATCATGATTAGTTCGTCCAGAGGGACGAGTCATCTCTTTGCTATAAACCCTGCTGGAGGACAGGTCCCATCTACTAGTTCTGCTATCAGAACTGATGGGTTAGTAGTTCCCGCAAGACAAACCGTTCGGTTGGTCGATTCTGGTTTACACATGCCTCGTAAGCAGAATGAATGTGCTACTGGAGGTCCGATGACGCTTTCTGCTGTTAGTAGAATACATCATGGAAGTAATGGCTGGCGAGGCACTGTTAGTAGTGCTGCAGCTGCTGCTACGGGTAGAATCGGTTCTGTTACGGGAGCTATCGCTTCAGCTTTCCACAACTGCAAGGGAAATGCTTTTCCTGTGGACCATGGATCGTCCGAGGCTAGGTACCACATATTAGTTTTTACTCCAACTGGAAGTATGATACAGTACGTGTTGCGAGTGGGTTTAGATTCAGCCATAGCTTTACCGATATCCAGCACAGCTCTCGACTTAGTTCCTGAGTTCGATGCAAGAGTAGCAGTTGAAGCAGTTCAGAAATGGAATATTTCTCAGAAACAAAACCGTAGGGCCCGAGATAATAACGTTGACATATACGGTGACAATGGAGCTTTAGATTGCAATAAAAATTACTGTGGAGAAATGAATGGAAAGCCTATTGTTCTTGAAGCTAGTGGCACTGTCTCGAAGGCAAAGACTTGCACGGAGGAACAACACCACTTGTATATCTCGGAAGCGGAACTGCAGATGCATGCTGACCGTACTCCGCTGTGGACAAAACCCGAG ATATATTTTCAAGTGATGGCAAGAGATGGTGTCAAAGGTGATGAAACAGATCAACTAGGAGAAACCGAAATTGAAAGGATCCCGACTCGTATGGTTGAAGCTCGGTCGAAGGACCTAGTTCCAGTTTTTAACCATCTTCAGTCACCTATAATCTCACAGACAAGGTGA